TTTCATGGAGCATGGCGGCAAGCGGGTCATCCATGTCAATTTCAACTCGGCCGTAGTCGACAACGTCTACTTCCCCCAGCATGAAGTGGTCGGAGATATTGCCGAAAGTATCCGCAGACTGACCGAAAAAGTCGGCAAACTGGAGCAGGACTGCAGTTATTTCAAGCAGATCAGGGACAGTCTCAGTAGCCACCTGCGGGAGAAATCCACGGACGGCAGTTTTCCCATCAAACCGCAACGGCTGGTGGCCGATGTCCGCCAAGTTATGCCCGCGGACGGTATCATCGCCCTGGACAACGGGGTCTACAAAATCTGGTTTGCCCGCAACTTTCTGGCCTCTCAACCCAACACGGTACTGCTTGATAACGCTCTGGCCAGCATGGGTGCCGGGCTGCCCTCGGCCATGGAAGTCGCCCGCCTTTACCCGGGGCGCCGGGTCCTCTCCATCAACGGTGACGGTGGTTTTCTGATGAACTGTCAAGAACTGGAAACAGCGGTGAGGATGAATCTCGATCTGGTCATTCTGGTGCTGAACGACGGTGCCTACGGCATGATCAAATGGAAACAGGCCGCCATGGGCTACGCCCATTACGGCCTGGATTTCGGTAACCCCGATTTCGTCAAATTTGCCGACAGTTTCGGTGCCCGCGGCCATCGGGTGAGCGCCACCGAACAATTTGTCCCGCTGCTGGAGAGCTGCTTCTCCAGCGGCGGAGTGCATCTCATCGATGTACCGGTGGACTATTCCGAAAACTACAGCGTCCTGCTCGACGAACTGCAAGCCAAAGCCTGTCAGCTCTGAATCCTGCTCCCGGCTGCGGCCAACCCCTCTTCAGCCAGTTGGCGCAGCCCCTTCAGGTCAAGTTTGCCGCTGCCCAGCAGGGGCAGCTCGGCTACTGGGAGAAAAGAGTCGCTCGCCGGTCGCCACAGATTGGGCAGGTCACAGCCAGCCAGGGCGCGCTGCAGGTCCTCCCGACTGCCGGCTTCCTCGGTATGCAGCACCACCAGTTTTTCCCCCTTGCGCGAATCGGCGACCGCGGTCACGGCCAGGCAGTTTCCGCTCAGCTGAAGGGCCTGACATAGGGCTTCTTCAATCCTGATATGGGGAACCATCTCCCCGCCGATTTTGCTGAAACGGGCCAGTCGGTCGGTAATAAACAGAAAGCCGTCCCGGTCGACCCGGCCGATATCACCACTGACGTACCAGCCGTCGATAATCGCCGCGGCGGTCCTGGCCGAGTCGTTCAGGTAACCGTTCATCAGGTTCGGCCCTTTCACCAGGATCAACCCTTCCTCCCCCTGCGCCACCGGTTCATGGCTGGCAGGATCGACCACCTGCAGCAGCACTCCGGGGATCGGCCGCCCGACACTGCCGATCTTGTTGCCGGGCTGGTGGATGTCGTCCCGCTTGATATCGGGCAGACTCAGAGTAATCAGCGGTGCCAGCTCCGTGGCGCCATAGCCTTCCAGGGGGCGCAGAGCGTATTTTTCGGCAAAGGCATCAGCCAGCTGGGCTTTCAACTTTTCGGCTCCGGTCACCACCAGGCGCAGGCTACTGAAATCTTCGCTGCTCGCCCGCCGCATATAGGTGGCGAGAAAGGTCGGCGTCGTCAACAGCAAGGTCGAGCGGTGCTGCCGCACCAGCTTGGTGATCGCGGGCGCCTCCATGGGATTGACATGGTAACTGGCGGAAAAGCCGCTGATCAGGGGTAGCCACAGGGTCGCGGTAAAACCGAGGGCATGGAAAAAGGGGAGCGCGCCACAAACATTGTCCTGCGGCGAGGTCGCGGCGACCATGCGAATTGCCTCCAGGTTGGAGAGAATATTATGCTGGCTGAGCATCACCCCCTTCGGCATGCCGGTACTCCCGGAAGAGAAAATCACCGTGGCCAGCTCGTCGCCGCCCTGCCCCATCCCCTGCCCGCTTCCCCGCAGTAACAGCCGACGCGGCCAGCAGCGTGCCTGCACCAGCAGCCTGGCCAATTCAGGCTTAGTCGCCGGCAGCAGCAGGTCCTCCAGATAAAGAACCTGTTCGGGCAGCGGCAGTTCGCTAAACCGGTCCAGAAACCGCTTACTGGTCAGCAGGGTGCGGATGCCGCATTGCTGGTAAGCCGAGGACACGGCCTGGGTAGAGGCGGTGTAATTGATATTGACCGGCACTTTGCCCAGCAACGGCACCGCCAGGTTGGCCAGCGCGCCGCCGACTGACGGCGGCAGCAGCAGCCCCACCATCTGCTCTGCACCCAGCCGGGCTTCCAGCCGCCGGGCCAGCAACAGGGTCGCGGTCAGGCTGCGACCGTACGTCAGCTGTTGGCCGCTGCTGTCACTCAGGGCGGGGCGCCACCAATTGGACCGGGCGGTGTCGATAAACTGCTCGATCAGGGGTTTGCGTTGTCCTTTCTGCCCCTGGAAGTACTGATAAGCCAGTTCGGCAACCGCCTGTTGCACCTCTGCAGCCGAACTGGTTGTCGGCAGCGGGGTACCGAAAAGAATCCTGACCGGATAGGGCAGACTGGTGGGAAGCTTACTGAGCAGCTTGCCGTGGGCATAGCTGAAAATACTCCCCCAGGCGCCACCGATGTAAACCGGAACGATGGGATGATCGGTCCCTCTGACGATGGCTTCCAGTCCGCTTTTGAATTGCAGCAGCATGCCGCTGCGGGTGATCATCCCTTCGGCGAAGATACAGACCAGATACCCGTCGTCCAGGGCCTGGCGGGCGGTTTTTATAAATTCAACTTTTTGCCGCCGCGAATCGTCGGCGGCCACCGGGATCACCTGCATCAACCGAAACAGCGGCTGCAGCAGCTTCAGGTTATAGATATCACGGTGCATAATGAAACGGATGCGGCGCTGCTGGGTCGCCAGGAGCAGCAGGGCGTCGATCCAGGAAACATGATTGGAAACCAACAGAGCCGGCCCCTCTCCGGGCAGGTTGTGATCGCCGCTGATTTTCAGCCGATAACCCAGCTTCATCACCAGCAGAACAATAAAGCGGAGCAGGAAGTCGGGCAAAATCCACAGGCTGAGCAAGGTCAATCCCAGGGTCAGCAGCCCCAACACCAGAAAAGACTGGGCCGCGGAGAGTCCGCAGAGTCCACTCAGGATCACCGACAAGAGGGACGCCAGCAACACTCCGCACCAGCTTAAAAAGCTGGCAGCCGCCAGAATCCGGCCGAGTTTTTCACGCGGAGCCCGCAGTTGGATAAAAGCCTGCAGCGGAACCAGGAACAGGCCGGCACTGAGCCCCAGCAACAGGATCAACAGGAGATGGACGGGCAGACTGGCCGGTAGCAGGGCCAGGCCGCCGGTACTCAGGGCCAACCCCAACGCCCCGAGGGGCACAATCCCGAACTCGACGTTGCGTCCTGATAACCGCCCGGCCAAGAGCGAACCAGCGCCGATGCCCAGAGCCGCAACCAGAAACAGATACCCGCTCTGCTCCTGAGTCAGGCCGTGCACCTGCATACCGAAGGGGATCAGGTTAATCTGGGCAAAAGCGCCGAGAAACAGGAAATAGGCCGAGCCGAGCACCGCCAGCAGCAGATACCCGTCTTGTTTGAGTTCAAGCAACGATCCTTTGATCTCGCTCAGGATCCGCGGCGAGACCAGCCGTCCGGCATCCGCCGCCGGGGTCGCCTCGATCCGCCAACTGCAGATCAGGCCGAGGATCGCAAAGAGGATGCAGGCCAGCGCCGCGGTCCGATAGCTGGCACTGCTTAACTGCACCAGCAGCGGCGCGAGGGCCGTGCCAAGAATAATCGCCAGGTAGGTCAAGGTTTCCAGCAGACTGTTGGCCCTGGAAAGCTGCTCCCGGTCGATCAGCTCCGGCACGATCCCGTACTTGGACGGTCCGAACAGAGCGCTCTGGGTCGCCATCAGAAACAGCACCGCGTAAAGAGCTGTCGCGCTGCCCACCGCAAAGGCCAGGACGGCGAGCAGAGCGATCAGGCATTCAGCGCCTTTCATGGCCACCACAATTGTCCTCTTGCTGAGCCGATCAGCCAGCGCACCGGCCGGTGCCGAAAAGAGCAGGAACGGCACGACAAACAGCCCCCCGGCCGTGGCCGCGACCATGGCCGCGGAGTCTGGGCCCTTAACCGCGATCAGATAAAAAACAATCAGCAGTTTGAGTAAGTTATCGTTCAGCGCCCCGAAAAATTGGGTCGCGTTCAACCAGTTGAAAGACGTTGTTAGCTTACGGGTCATGATTCCCTCCTTATTTGAGTAACAATGCAGCGGCATTGGAAAACACCTCAGCCGGCAGGCCATAGGCCAGTTTGAGCCTGACATCCTGATCCCAGGCACTGCGCACCTTCAATAACGGCAAGGTCCGTTGCCAACCAAGCTGTGGCAGAGAAAACAGCGGTGAGGTCAAACCGGTGCGAATCAGCGGAAAGTCGGTGCCGTATAACAACCGCTCCGCAGCAACTCCGGAATCCTGCAAACGCCTCATGAAACGCACTTTGTTAAGCTGAGTCAGGGAAGAGATATCGGCATAGAGG
This genomic window from Pelobacter seleniigenes DSM 18267 contains:
- a CDS encoding acyl-[ACP]--phospholipid O-acyltransferase; its protein translation is MTRKLTTSFNWLNATQFFGALNDNLLKLLIVFYLIAVKGPDSAAMVAATAGGLFVVPFLLFSAPAGALADRLSKRTIVVAMKGAECLIALLAVLAFAVGSATALYAVLFLMATQSALFGPSKYGIVPELIDREQLSRANSLLETLTYLAIILGTALAPLLVQLSSASYRTAALACILFAILGLICSWRIEATPAADAGRLVSPRILSEIKGSLLELKQDGYLLLAVLGSAYFLFLGAFAQINLIPFGMQVHGLTQEQSGYLFLVAALGIGAGSLLAGRLSGRNVEFGIVPLGALGLALSTGGLALLPASLPVHLLLILLLGLSAGLFLVPLQAFIQLRAPREKLGRILAAASFLSWCGVLLASLLSVILSGLCGLSAAQSFLVLGLLTLGLTLLSLWILPDFLLRFIVLLVMKLGYRLKISGDHNLPGEGPALLVSNHVSWIDALLLLATQQRRIRFIMHRDIYNLKLLQPLFRLMQVIPVAADDSRRQKVEFIKTARQALDDGYLVCIFAEGMITRSGMLLQFKSGLEAIVRGTDHPIVPVYIGGAWGSIFSYAHGKLLSKLPTSLPYPVRILFGTPLPTTSSAAEVQQAVAELAYQYFQGQKGQRKPLIEQFIDTARSNWWRPALSDSSGQQLTYGRSLTATLLLARRLEARLGAEQMVGLLLPPSVGGALANLAVPLLGKVPVNINYTASTQAVSSAYQQCGIRTLLTSKRFLDRFSELPLPEQVLYLEDLLLPATKPELARLLVQARCWPRRLLLRGSGQGMGQGGDELATVIFSSGSTGMPKGVMLSQHNILSNLEAIRMVAATSPQDNVCGALPFFHALGFTATLWLPLISGFSASYHVNPMEAPAITKLVRQHRSTLLLTTPTFLATYMRRASSEDFSSLRLVVTGAEKLKAQLADAFAEKYALRPLEGYGATELAPLITLSLPDIKRDDIHQPGNKIGSVGRPIPGVLLQVVDPASHEPVAQGEEGLILVKGPNLMNGYLNDSARTAAAIIDGWYVSGDIGRVDRDGFLFITDRLARFSKIGGEMVPHIRIEEALCQALQLSGNCLAVTAVADSRKGEKLVVLHTEEAGSREDLQRALAGCDLPNLWRPASDSFLPVAELPLLGSGKLDLKGLRQLAEEGLAAAGSRIQS